CTGTTCTTCCAAGCTCCGTCTGGCAGATCACCAATGTCGTTATTTCAACCTTGGCCATCGGTATACCCTGTGAGTGGAACTGGGATATGAAATCTCCGATAGTAGGCTGATACTGAATCTCAAAAGTCCCCTTCTGGGCTACTTCCCAAATCCTTTACTCGACTTACTTCCAAGAAGTATTCCACTGGAGTCCTAGTGAGTGAAATCTGGCCACTAATCGTGAATGGCTGAGATTGACGAAATGTCTCACCAGTCCACACTGCCGCCGCCATGGTTCCACAGGGTGTCACAGGCCTGTTTATCGGTGCATTGGGTCAGTTCGTCCCTCAGATTATCACCAAACCAAGAATTTCCCTTCCGATAGGTGGTGTTTGTGagtcttctcttcctcatcgttcGAAGAGAGGACGTCGCTGATCTGCGAATGCCCTCGCCTCAGTGATTATGGTTGCTGAGATCTTGCAAATCTACTCGGATGGAGGACATGGGAAGGACTATTGGAAATATTGTTTCCCTGCGTTCATCCTTGGTAGTGCGGGAGCAGTCATGTGCTACTTTGCTGCAGCGTGAGTGTTCCAGTCGCGATTGTCAGTGGAAGCTTTTGACCGATGAACAATGTGACGTGATGTGACTTCAGCATCAACCTCATCACTTATTGTCCTCCTGAGATGGCTGGTGTCGCTGGCGCTTGGACTCAAGTGGTTGTGAGTCCGGTTTATGGGACTTCTCTTCACCGGTAGTTCTGTCACTGATTGCGTCTCACTATCAGACCCAAGTCGCCGGAGCAATCACACTCGCCGTCCAAGCCTCGTTTGAAGGAGACGGACTCGACTGGCACCTGGCTGGTCGTCGATCATTCTGGTTCGTCTTCGCTTGGACCGCGGTACTTGTACTGCAATATGTGGTATTCTACAAGACTCCAGGTACaccagaggaagagcacGAGGCTACCAGAAAGAGGATCGCAGACAAAGGTATCGATGAGGGTGTTTTGTGAACAGGTGAGGGAATACGATGTCGCACTGATTTAGAGTCGCTTAGAATGATGTTAGTTGAGGCTGGCGAAGATGCATCACCCCTCGTAAGATCCATTCTTGCTTATCGGGCGATCTATTCCGCATGAATTGTCAGAGTATGCTCGCAGACCAAAACCAAGCGCGTCCCTTCTCAAGCCAAACCTGGCCCCGGCCGTAAAGACTGTGGGTATGAATAAGGTTTAGTCGATACTTGGCTCGGAAGCTTGGCCTGCTTGTCTTCAATGCAGTGCACTCAAAATCCCTTGACCCTTACCACACCTCGAACTGCATGAATTGTCGAAGGGCTGGATACGATCTATACCACATTTATGCAGTACAGAGCATGATAGCTATCGTCTACCAATTCCTTATCTGGAAGAGTTGAGGAGTATCCTCAACTGGCGAATTCTGCACTGTATGTACACCGGAGGTATCACTAATTCACCCCATTGGCTCCGATATCGCCTCTTCCATGTCCTTCGTCACCAAGTGCTCGATCTTCGCCGTCCCTCTCTGTGACTGCCAACACCGCCGATCTACTTCTCAATGTCCAGCTTTGTCATCCCATCGATTGTACTCGACACAGCGGTTACCGTCGTTGAACCGATTGAGCCGTTCCCCTCATCCTGTGATGAAGACGCAGGAGGTTTTCGAGGTTGTTTCCCCGTTCGCATTTGCAGTTCCAGACCAGGCGTTGTCGTTCGCGATGGGGTAGGattggtggaggtggaggagggagatccGGTTGGTTTTGGCTTATCTTTCGACGACAGGAGGATGGTCACTGGACCCTGTGTGTTTGGTGATATAAGCAGATCAGAATCCGTACAATGACACgtacgaggaagaagggggacATACATCGTTACATAGTGATACTTGCATCATTGCGCCGAATTGACCGTCTGAAGTCGAGCAGGTAGTTCGTAAGCAAATTAACATGGATCTAGAGCCAAGGTGAAAACTAACCCACCTTTTATCTTGGTTGGATCGTAGGCTTTTCGGATCTCCTCCAGGAATGAGGTGTAGTACGCTTTCCCCGGTATTGTGGACTAGAACGGTCGCTCAATATCGCAGTCAtcgtggagaagaaaggtgacTTGACCCACCATCGACTCGTGGAAGTCCGGTTTGGAACCCTTGAATCCTGCCAGTAAAGTGAATTGCGAGACTGCCCCGAGTCATAGCACCTTGATGCATCAGCTCCGTCTGCTTTTGGGAATGGACGACGTCGTTCATGTCATGGATGTGGCGGGACAACTCACCACATAACACTTCGCCGTTTATGTCTTTCacgctcttcttccatatgccaccttgatcatcgtcgaacaGGCGGGCAGACAagatcttcttgatgatctgggCAGCGTCGGTCGGTTCGTCGTCTGATGATCGATCAATTGACAACGAGCGCGCGAtcatggaagaggaacaggaagaggagaggcaGAAGGACGATCAGTATCCCGTCCAGCATATCGAGGCCGAGCGTGTTCAGATCGAGGGTGCACTGATATTATGCTCACATCTGTCTATACCGACCAAGACGAGTAGACCTCTCCCTATCGAGGATATCGTCTGACCATCAACTAGGAGAAAGCGAAATGTCGGTCAACGCCTCTATCTCACAAAGCCTTTCGCGATATATCATGGCTAGACATACCTGCCACGGAGGCATTGACAACCCTTTGTACCACGGCTCTCATTGTGTTCCAGACATGTACGATGGTGACATGCATGTCAAGTTCGAAGGTGTAGATTGTTCAATCTCCGATAGGAAGCTGAACGAGACTGCCTCCACTTCTGGGTGATTGCGATATCCTGTCATTCAGCTGGAGACGAATGTGGCACTGACTAACCTTTGCTATTTGATTCTCATTCCGAGCTACACGAcacgacgaggtggaaaaTGAACCGATCGGCCAGCGATCGAGCCTTTGCCTACACCGATCGCTATGAGTTGTTGGTGACGGTGGGTTTTGTCAGACTCAcagacacacacacaccgTGATGGATCGTATCATGATCCTTTTTCGTATTCTGCGGAGTCTGAAAAAACAAAAACACCAGTCGCTCTTTATGCCAACCGCGTCAGCGAGTGTATTCCGTTCGGACCTTGGTCAGTAGAGCTGAGTTCCATGCGGGCCGACAGACCGAGCACAAGATTCATACTCGATCAAGCGATAAGTGAGTGGTTACCGACCACATCCTTAGTTATTATCGGTTAGGAATTTCTCTTATCATATCGTTGATGCTGAATGGAGATGCAATGTATCATCGCTCTTCCTATCACCGGAAAGCGTTTGACACCTGGAATCCTTTATTACCTGGTAGTGATATATGAAAAGTAGGCGAGCAGATAGCAACTCCAGCTAGTTGCTGAGTAAGCTAGAAGCAGCGGGCATAaaaggcgaagaagtgTCGTCGACAATCCGCATCTGAATTGTCATTACCAAGAAAGAGATACATAAAAGACAAACAACAGCACACTACCCCTAACAAGAAAATTATCCAATTGGAAGCATCCAGAGCCCACAGCGAATTGCATCACTCCACATTTTACCATGAACACTCCAAAAAATTCCTCACAAGATACTTTCCCTTCCAGAGGCTTCTCTTCCCGCCGACGTACCCAGGCCAGCGCGCAGAGCCTAGACCCCGAGGCTGTGAAGGCTCGTCAGGCTTATCATGCACTTCTCAGCGACTCTGCTGCTGAAAGCGTTTATCAGGCTTCCACGCAGCATGTGTTTCACCGAGATTGGGTCAAGCAGCAAAGTGTGCAAGGCGAGCCCACCTTCGCCCGACTGATTGATGAGGCTAGTGGTAGAGTTCAGTCGACGAGCGGTACGGATCAGGTTAGGGCGGCGACCGGTGGGGACACTTGGTCCCCCAACGCTTCCGGCTCCCAGTCGCATGGAACCTAGTGATCGTCAATATGTGCTCAGAGTTCGTGAGGTAACACAGCTGTAGTGTCGGATTATTGTAGAGCGTCGATCGGGGTGAAGGTCGGATTGAGTGGAAGTGGCTGAACAGGTTTGTCGTGAAGAAAGGGAGTCGAGGACACGTGTCGCAAGTAGTCTTGAGCGTTATGTATGAAGGACATTTTGTGGTTGGTCATTCATGCAATTGGTGTTCTACAATCGCCTACTCTCACTGTGTCCTCCGACCTTCTCTGCCAATTGTCATACTGACTTACACGATCGCCTCCAGCTGTTGTGCCAATTTGAGCGCCGGCCCAACCATCGTGACCATCGGAAcacctcttctcactcCCTTGCCCTTTAACGCATCCAGAGCAGCAGTCGATGAATCATCCGAAGGTTGCTTGGCCGCAAGTGCAATGTCGGGTTTTGTGGAAAGTGGGAAAGTGAGTGTTTGAGAGGTAGGTTGAAGGGTCCATCCTCTTTGCGTGACGAACTCGACCAGCTGGGACGTTTCACCAGGCTTGTAGAACAATAAAGCTGCAGCGTTGGAtaagggaagagaggggtAGGAAGTTTCGATCGTTGAGGCGATTTGACCGCTATGCAATGAAACAGATTAGTATGCTCGGGAGATCATGAGCCACGAGCGATCAGATTTACATACCGGACAGTACCCATCAACCTCTCCAATAAGAACCCGAATTCTTCTCTTGGCACTCGATCTCTCGCTCGGTAGACTTTGTTGTACGCTCCTTCCATCAACCATCTCTCACTGGCACGCGTCACGTCAGTCGGCCATCTCCGCAGTACTCGCCAGCGAGATACTATGAACGCTGTTACTTACAGGTCCACCGGCAACCTGACGAAAACATCGTTCAATTGCTCCACCTTTAGTGTTTCCAATAAGGTGTGAAACTCGGTCAATAATCCCTCGCTGAGTAATCCAAGCAAGTGGAGACCGAGTGTGACCGGTCGGTTCGGTGAGGGAGGGATCACGGACTCGAGGTTGTTGTAGAATGGTTGAAGGGCAAAATTATATTGAGCGTATGATTTCAGATTGCCAAGTCGGAGTGACTGGAAAGCACCGAGCTCAAGGATGGATCCTGCATCAATCGGTTTAACTGTTAGCTCGAAGCTTGAATCCCAATCAGAGAGGCAGGAATGAACGTACGAGCAGCAACGAGGTCTTGGGAACTGGCGGTCGGAGGTGCGAAATACAGTCCGGACTGAGCTAGCTCGAGCTATTGAAAGCCTCATATCAGATCTCCAGTAGAGCTCCGAGGTCAGATGAAGCTCGAGCTCATACTTACTTTCAGCTTTGCAAGTCGTTTTGACACCTCGTCCTTTGATCCTCCAGGTGCATCGAAGAGAGCCTGTAGCTCGGAGAGAGACTGTTGAAGATCTAATGACATGctgacgaggtggagggcGTTGGgcagagagatggaggaaaTGTTGACAGAGTTATTCTGGTGAGTAAGGTCAATCCACGGGCTTGCTGAGGTTCGATGAATTGGTGATGGAGTCGTGCGAGGGCGATGTGGAGAGTGTTGATCTGGTGTTGGACGGAATGAACAAGAAAGTAGTTGTATGTCAAGAGCAAGTCCATAGACGACGGATTGATCTCAGTACGAGAGCTGCACTACGAGTACTGAACGACGCGTGGCTACATATCCTGGAATGACGGGGTGGTATCAAGTGCCACaacacctccacttttATAATCCCgaatggtggtggagggggcTACGTTTGATATCGCCGAGATTGGTTCGGTCCTCCCATATAGCCTCTGGTGACGATTGAGTGGGTATTTGGTAGTAGTACcagtggtgagtgagtgagtgagtgagcgagTGACAGAGTGAATGGACGGTTCCAGTTCGACTTGCTGCTTTGAACAGACTTCACTTCTGCTCATTCAATTCGATTCAATCACAGATCACTCGCTCACATCAATCCATATCAAATACCCTCTTGCAACAGGGCATACACATCAAGCACCAGATCTCCACATATACCTTCACTCAGGAAAAACAAAAACCCCAATCTCTTCATACATACAGATTTGACGTGTGAGACGCTTGACGCTTAACGCCTTTTACACACTTCCATATCACTCGACTTTTTTCGTGAGTAGTCACTGGTCTCATCAATTCTCTTGTTCAGCTCCCTCGTATTGGCGATCATATAGCTGACCCTCGATTCAGAGTCCTCAGCATGTCGTCTCCCGCCAACCAAGCCAATGGTCACGCCGACTCGTCCACTCCTGCCGTCACTTCCGGTCAGACCTCCAAAATCCAGCCAAATGATGTTGGATGGCAATTCGTGCCCCAGTACTAGTGAGTCACTCCTCGCATAGTCATACAAAGGCGGTAACATCTCGCTCTGTCATTCGTCCGATGTGTGGGAAGCTCTGATCGTCCTGTATCGCTACATACTCTCTCATCAAACGCTAATGTCGCTTTTCCTTTTTCCTCAGCAACTTTGTGAACAAACAGCCCCATCGACTGCACTGCTTCTACAACAAGCGATCAACATTTATTCAcggcgaggagggagaggaggcTCCAATTGCTCTTGGCCAGCAGGTAAGTCGTTTCAACCATACTATACCAAATTCTTTGTCATGTCCCTCGGTGCGAAAGCCCTCCCCCTACtacctttcctcttcctgaaTTATGAAAGTCGAAGCTGATGgctccttcctccctttATGCACACCAGGAAATTCACGAACGAATCGTTGCTATCGGCTACAACCAATGCAAAGTCTACATTCACTCCATCGACTCCCAATCATCCTCCAATGGCGgtatcatcatccttgTGATCGGTGAAATGTCCAACAGCAACGGACCATGGCGAAAATTCACCCagaccttcttccttgccgAACAACCAAACGGATACTTTGTTCTCAACGACATCTTCCGATATCTCAAAGAGGACgttgatgaggacgaggaggttgaggaggagccTCAACAGGCTGAGGAACAAGCTCAACCTCAGGCTGCTGAGCCAGAGGCACCTGCGGCCCCTGTAGAGGTCGAGGCCCCCAGTGCTCCCGAGGAGATCACCCAGGAACCCGCTTCCGCTCCGGTTCCCGAGCCCGAGCCAGTCTCCGCTCCTGCGGAGGTTAATGAGGAGGTCGTCTCAGTGGAGGCTGTCGTTGCTTCGGTTCCCGACCAGGACGTTGCGCCTTCTGAGCCTGCTCTTGCCGTCGAGGAGCCTGTGACTACCGCCCCCTCTCCCCCTATCGAGGAGACACTTGCTCCTGTCGCTTCCAAGGCTGCCTCTCCCgctcctgctgctcctAAGGCCGCTGCTCCTTCTGCCCCTGCCACCAACGGTACAGTTGCCTCTACTCCCGCTCCTGCTGCTCCCGCCGGTCCTCCCAAGCCTAAGACCTGGGCTTCTCTCGCTGCTTCCAACACCGGCAGGACCTGGGGCTCCATCGCTGCCGCCAACGTCCAACCTGTTGCTAGTACCCCCGCCGCCCCTCTTGCCCAGAAAAAGGAGGAGCCTGCTCCTGCTACCGCGtctcctgctgctgcccCCGCTACTCctgctgcttctgcttctaCCGACAAACAACATCCCTTCTACATCAACGCCTCCCGTGTCCAGACCCCTCATTGCTtcgtcaaggtgagttgcacAGTACCTGGAATGCCACGAGCAACTCCGTGCTGATACATTCACTTGCCCAGCTTCCAAATTGGTCAGCCGAGAGCCAACACGGCGGTGAAACCATGTCCGAGAATGATCTTCGTAACGCCGCTGCTCGATTCGGTGAGGTtaagaaggtcgagatcgtcaaGTCGAAGGCGTGCGCTTTCGTCGAGTTTGTACGAGTCGAATCGGCTCGAAAGGCCATCatcgcttctctccctGCCAATCAAGGTGGTGAGGATGGTGTGAAAattggaggaggtcgacTCAACTTTGAGAccaggaaggagaaggatgagcgAAGACCCAAGGGTGGAAGGGGTGATTCTACCGGTGCTcccgctgctgctgctgccacCCCTGCTGCCAACAGCTCGACCCCTACTCAGGGTCAgggacaaggtcaaggtcaaagAGGACCTAGGCCCCAGGGTCAGGCGAACggtggacaaggacagcgaggtcaaggtggtcgaggacgTGGTGGAAGGGGCGGTGGACAGGGGGGAAACCAGGGTGATCGAGCTGCTGCTCAGACCAACGCCTCTAAATAAGAGGAATGACTTGGGCGGATTGGATTCTGATATCACCGGTCCGGAGTCGATCTCTGAATCAGTAAAATCGTGGTCTTGATCTAGTCAGCTTTGGTATCCTCCGCATGGCAGAGAGCTTTACATGATTTGGTCTCCCTTTGCCCTTGTTTCatttccctttctctttcgctTTTCTAATTtaatcatcatcaagaaAAGGGTGGATCTTTCACCTGAACCGATTTCCTAAGGCTTATATAACGTTATCACACACGTATTCTTTTagcatccttcttcttatCATTTGGTCTGATCTGATCGTTTTTGAGGTTTGGCAGAGTATTTAGCATGGTTCAGAGAAAAGAGGGACAGGGGGGATGTTGGTTggcaaggggaaggaagagagcaTTTGTAATGACGTTGACATGTTGATGAGTGAATGAGAATGAATAGCATGTCCATAGGTCAAGATTCACGAATGGGTCAAAGTCTATGAGCGGGTTGCAGTGCGTCAACAAGCCTTGGGTAAAGCAAGTGACCCGCAGACACAGACACAGATACaggaggggggggggagggcTCGATCGGTCGAAGATTTACAGATGAAGATCCATGCATATGCAAAAACACGAACGGTCTCTCCATCACTCAACTGGCGAGCCGACGCCGACCAGGATTCACGTGAACCGCCACGCCTAGAAGAACAAATATCTATCTTTCAGAGCTCTCTGTCCTACAGCTTCCcactcatctcttccaatccACATATCGCTCAGACTCTCCAGATGACACATCACCGAAGCTCCTTTCCAACTGACGAATCGAGGGTTCAAATTGCGTGGTGGAGGGACGATGGATACGTCTGATATTGGGAATCCTTTCTGACGAAGGAGGGGTGGGAGTCTGCGTGGTGGTTTTCACGTTGGCTCGGTTagttcttcttcaacaacAAGGCGCAGGATAGAGCGAGTATTTAGGCTTGCACATCGTCCCAGGCATTACCGGAAAAATGAAGCAGCATGGCAAAACTCACCGATCGGCAATGAACGCTCCCAACCCCTTCATCGCCGAACTGCCCCCAATCAAGAGGATAGAGTTCGCGGAGCTCTTCACCTTGTTCTCCGTTCCGACAAGTGAGATGCTCGCCGCGATCGCCGCATCCAGCGGTGATTGAGCAGCTTCCGTTACGACTTGGTACGCAGAGAGTCCAGCTTCTGGCCGAGAAGCAGGGGCAGTTGCGATCGTGGCGATCTGAGCGACTGGGGCGAGGGTCGTCTCAGGAACAGGAGTAGCAGTGGCTGAGGTTTGGGAATTGGTAGGTGGCACACCTGCTGAATGCATCGGTTCCGTCGAAATGGGAGGCTTCGAGCTATTCACCTCTTGGCTTTTTACATCGGTAGCCGTCGAGTCGACACCATTCGTAGCAGGCGGGGCAGTATTGCCATTCACTTCCGAGAGGATCTCAACCGgggcaggaggaggaggtagcAGGTGAATTGTACAAGCCTTCATCGCTCCAGTCTAAGAACATACATATCAAGGTTACACGGTGAGCAATGCAGTCTTCCATGCGCAGATCGCACTTACAGGCTCATCGTACCAAGAAGTTATCTCATCTGATACCTCGTCGTCCGAAGTGTTCCAGAACCGAAAACTCCCgttgcccttcttctcttcgtaATCGATCTAACAGAAGAAAGACAGTCAGTACACGTTGTAGGAATGAATTGCAAGCAAAGAAGTGCAGAAGATGTCGACAACTTACTAAACGGGTATCAAAGAAGATCTAAGTCCACCGTGTCAGCTCGGTCCTCAAAGCTCAGAGTCTGAGAGCCATACAGAAATCACTCACTAGAGGCGCCAGGATATTCTCGTCATATGTTCTGAAGACATATTTCTGTGTCAAGCCTTCCGTCTTCAGGAGGTAAAAGTCCCAAGGTGTGTTCGCAACGAGATGCTCTTCCAGTGTGCAGATTTTGTTCTTGAGGTtgtccatcatcaaccatTCCTGGGATTTGGTCAGATCAAGCTCCCTATAAGGAAAGTTGGACCGCTGAAGGAGGGTGACCAGAGCTGAAGTGATGTCGTCTCCGCCATAGTTTAGTCTGATTCTGCGCATCAGATATGTGTGAGCTTCTCAGCAGGAGGGCAAGGCAACACACAGAGCGGCACTTACCTCGTATCTGCCATGACAagaccatcatcgacacaAGTCACCGAGGTCTGCTGTGCACCCACATCCACAACACATGCACTAGACATACCCGCACTGAATATGGCGCAGTACGATTCCTGATCGTCATTGACAGTCAATTTCATTGTATTTGGCAGACCGAGATAGTGGGGGGCTTACTCACCTGGTGGACGGCAATCTCCTTGAACGCCATCACGCTCAATAAGAGATCCGACATTGCCTGTACGTACACCCGATCTCCATGATCGGGAATGATGAACACACAGGAGTATTTCTGGCGTTTGTAAATCAAATTAGCTGTCGAGGAAAAATACAGTGACCCAGCAACCCACCGGATACTCTTTGGGAAGAATGCCAAGTTCTGTTTGCAGTGATTGCTGGAGGATGGTCCAGATATCGTCTAGGAGTGATTGCGAAGATGCCCAATCTCGTCGGTTAAGACTTCGATTCAGGATTGGGAATCGAACTTTGTATCCCGCGGATTCAGGCAGGCGCAATGCCTTAGTGTCCAGCATGGATATCAGCATAAGGTTCTAAAGGGTCCCAGGAGACTTCTATCAGACCAGCTCACCTCCGTGCCGACGAAGAATGGTTTGCCCTCTGGTTCTGTCCAATCAATCCTATAGGGATCATTGTGTTCTGGCAAAGCTTCGGGTCTGACTTTGGCATTGGTAGCTTTCACTCTTATGCCTTCTTTCCAGTCTGTGGCTAATCTCTCCTGGACCAATCTATTTCTGAGATAATCTCTCAAGTGACCGATATTTTCGTCAACCTGACCAACAGGgattgtcagcttcgcTATACTTCGCTATCGCACTGCTTGCACCGACTGACCGGATCAGTCCATGGCCCATTATTTTCCACCTCTCCGTGTCCGTTCGTCTCCACATATGTACCCTCTTCCGCTCGCCGTTTCTTTGCCTCTCGTTTCTCTGCTTGTTCTCGTGCTACTCGCTTCGCTCTACTTCCAGGGACCGGTGGATCGTGACTGCTCCCATTTAACGAATTCGCAGGTCGAGCAATACAATTTGGGACTTCTTTGGGATAGAAGTCTGATGCTCTGCCCAGTTTCAGATTCCGTGAACCGGGATGGAGGATAAGTGTGTAATGTAAAGGATTGTGCTATGGCAAGAAAATCTGATCAGTGAGCTGAAGACATCATAGACCCCCATATCCAAGACTCAGCTCACTTCCGGcacctc
The Kwoniella newhampshirensis strain CBS 13917 chromosome 1, whole genome shotgun sequence DNA segment above includes these coding regions:
- a CDS encoding D-tyrosyl-tRNA(Tyr) deacylase, translating into MRAVVQRVVNASVAVDGQTISSIGRGLLVLVGIDRYDEPTDAAQIIKKILSARLFDDDQGGIWKKSVKDINGEVLCVSQFTLLAGFKGSKPDFHESMSTIPGKAYYTSFLEEIRKAYDPTKIKDGQFGAMMQVSLCNDGPVTILLSSKDKPKPTGSPSSTSTNPTPSRTTTPGLELQMRTGKQPRKPPASSSQDEGNGSIGSTTVTAVSSTIDGMTKLDIEK